TGAAACCCACAGAACTTGAAGAAAACTTAGTCTATGAGGAATGGTAATATTCCAAACATATGCAAAGAGCTCTGGTTTACACAAGGCTAATCATACAGCAGACTAAAGTGTTAGCTTCCTAGCCTATGCAATACTCACTTTGGTAAGGTACTCTCTCATCACTTGGATGAAATAAGGCATTGCAAAGTCCATGATGTTATGTCTCCATGCCAACTCAAGGACTACATCTGGGTGCAGCAAGTCATAGCAGGTGAAAAGGCAGGCTGCAAAGCACTCCTGCTTGCCTTCTTCCAAGAACCACTGGAGCAGCTTCTCAGCCAGCTCTGCATCTTTGGACTCTGCAGCATACTGCATAGCATCCTACAGAAAAGATCAACAGTTAAGCTCTGGGGCAAGCCAGATACTTTATTAACATTATTCAACAGGTTTCCTACAGACTATGCACAAACTGGCCTGTGTGAACTCACTACAGGCTTGAAGAGCATACCAGCATAATTGCATTTCATGTGTACCCTTACATGAGCCTATGACTTGAGTTCTATGGAGAATGTTCCATACTGATACAGGTAACTGTACAGATGCCACTGACCGACAGAGACAGATCCCCAGATACAGGACAACATTATGAAACTGGATTTAAGACGTGCATTTGAAACTACAACCACTTCTGCTTTAAGAGTCTTTCCTTCAAGTGAAGGACCACTAATTAGAACTCCAGATTTGAAACTAACAAACATTCAGTACCCAGGAGATTTATGCTTCATAGCCCAGACTTCTCAGCCAGTGTCATTAACTCACCTTATACAGACGGTCTTTCTTGCACAGCTCCACGCTCTGCTTCCAGCGGTTGTTACCCTTGTACAAGTATGCTGCAATACGCCTAAATTCAATTAGTTCATGCTTTTCCAGACGCTGAGCCAACGTTATGTTATCAAAGTTGTCATAGGCATCAATGGAAGCTCTCAAACCCTGTTTGAGAGAGAGTTGTTACACGTGCTTCCAGATGGCAGTAGGTGAGAACTACAGTAGAGAAGAATCTAATCATGGTGCACAAGTATTTCGCTTCTGCCAGCTGGATGTTGATATTATGGCTACAACTTCTTTACCTAAGTGTTTCACGCACCTCTCCAAAGGAtattttctaacaaaaaaagaTGTTAACTTGGTCATACTGACTCCAGACAGAAGAgctatttatatttaaaacataaagCATGTCTTCAAATAGTAGCCAATGGGGCCAAGAAGCAAATTTATTTACAGAAGTGCTGCTCACTGAGTACACACCTGATACTGACCTTTGTGAGGTCTGTTCTGAGAAAAACATCTGTGGCACCTGTTTTTTTGCAAATCATTGATGTCTCAAGACTCCTGCATGCAAAGGGCCTAACTGCACACCCTCTCCCTGTTGCATTGGAGAAGTGTTACCTCCCACTCAAGGACATTACTATGTCAGCAGCTTTTTTGTCAGAGGACCATCCCTCGGGCTTAACAATCTGGTTTTTTGGGCCTCACCTGGAAATCTTCCTCTTCTGTTAAAAGGTTGTTTAGAGCTTCGTTAACTCCTTTGTTGTTGTGGTTCTGGACTGAACGTAGATAAGGCTTTACTAGAAGTAGCTGATTAACCTGGAAAGATGATGTTTCCAATACAAGATTAATTATAGCAATCCTGACACTGCATTCTCCTGAAACAGGTTCCCATTTGTTATTACAAGAGTTTATGTTTATTGTTCAAACCCTTCAGACACAGTATCTTGTACTGccataagtaaaataaaacagtctCCAAGACCAGTTATGCAACTCTTCCTGCATTTCCCATATCAAGCCAGGACTGGGGTGCTTCTCAGTCCTTTATACTGGAGGCAAAGCTACCCAACAGATGTCAACTCTGTTTTCCAGCCAGAGCCCGGAGTATCTTAACTTGAGCAAGAGGATTTTTTGTTGATCTACCATCTTCCAAACTCACCTTTGAGAAAAAATTGACTGTCCTGGTGTGATCCAGTCGTGGAGATAATACAAGCAGGAGGTCATTGATCAGCAGAGGTTTGTAGTCTAAGTAGAACTGCAAGGCTTTGTAGTACAGCTCCACATTGGCCACCTGCATGATTAGACACTAGTTAGTACTTCAAACAAAAGTAATCCTAAGGTGCTTAGTTCAGACCACTTAACTCAGCACAAAGTTTAAGTGTGTCCTACTAAACAACAGCTTAAGTTTTCTTCTAGAGGTCAGAAGTTTTACACTTATGCAGAATTCTTGTTCAATCTTATGACTGCTTCTTCTACCATCTGCTTCCAGACAGTGAAATCACAGGCTACCAGGAGCATTACAAAACAATTCTAATCCATCCACTGAAGAGCTCCGGGCACAGGCAGCCCACTACAGTTAATATGACCATTTGTCGACTCCTGAAGCCATTGAAGACTGTAGCCTTAAGGTCTTTAAATTGTTTCCTTGAAACCCCCAAGACCAGTAAGAATGTACTCAGTTTCAAATCTTGTTTAAACTATTCCTTGAGTCACTATTCTCTGCTGTACTCATGGGATTGCCCACCCCATTTCTCACACTGAAACAGCTGGAAACATATGCAGAAATCTTCCAAGAACAGTTACAGCCTCAGACTAAGACAGCAGTCAGCTCAAAGGTAGTAAGGAGGTTAGGCCTCTTGCTTGTGACCTGTGATCCTGAGCAGCCTCTGAGAACATTCTGTATAGCTGTTGCCACTCAACACAATGTGCTgcacagcagaaaagaaatagtGTAAGatcagattaattttttgtgCTAACTGATTGGAAATTGTTTTAAGTACAGCGGAAAAACTGAGTAGTAGCTTAAGCAAACTATTTTCTAAACAGCAGTTCTGTTGTGCATTTTTGCCTCATCCTGAAAGAAGCTTTCAGCACTTTGCTTCAGTTAACTAGTTACTTACCTTGGCAATTATGTCTTTAAACTGGCCTTCTTTCCAGGCATCAGTGGGATGATTCATCATAGTAATTATTGCATTGTCATACTCCTCGTACTTGTCATAGAGGAATACAAGTTCTGCCCAGAGATGAGCCtgttctgcagctctgagcacctaataaaacaaaaaaaatgcaccAGGTTTGATTCACTGGTAGCTTCCCACCTTCACTTGCAGCTACCTTACTGCATACCTTTGGAATATTAACTCTAGACCAGAAAAGCTCCAGATGTTCCCTCATTTTCTGAGGCTTGAATTTGGAGTATAAGATGGCAAGTTCAGTAAACATCCCCATGTGAGCACGCTCTAGGCCCAAGGCAGCTTCCAAAAGGGCAATCAGTTCTTCAAAGTAGCCACGATCCTGGATGTTAGGAAAATAAGGATTAATAAAGCTTGCTAAAATGCATATTTACTTAAATTCAACACgctttgatttttctctccaaTTGGAAGTGCTTAGATTTTAAGACATGATTCCAATGAGGCAAGAGAATTATAAAAGAAGGGCCAGCGAAAACTATTACCACTCCAtttactacagaaaaaaatgcatgtcGCCACTAGGAAatgaagacagaggaaaaattaatttaaatattagcCCCCAGGgtatcatttttttttctgtgaccaCTTTATTAGCAGATACAAGTATGCTGTACGAGTCTTCTAGAATATTAACAGTGACTGACCTGATAGTAACTGATCAGCTCCTCAAGTTCATCAGCATGGATGACTATGTGTAAACCACAGATCTGTGCCAAGCGGAATTCTTTTCCATccacacaagcaaagcagacCTGTAATGACAGTCAGCAAATAACAGGACAAAGTTAACAGGACAAAGCTTTACCGAATTTAAGGTTTACCAACAGTTCCAAATAGCTATTTCCGTAACACTTGTTCTAGAATTAAAAGCTACTACTAAAACCCACAAGTTTAAGTTACCTCCTTCCAAGTCCTCGTGCTGTTGGCTTTGCGGCCACTGTCCACTGCTGCCTGATATTCCCCAAGGTGCACCAAGGTAGATGCCAGGCGAGCAAAGTTGGATACGTTGTTATAGAGAAGTTTTGCCGCTTCATACATCCCCTCTTCGTAACAGCGATCACCGACCTGAATTAGGAGTCCAAGGTAAACAAGGGTACCAGCAAGAATGAGGGGTCAGCTAAGCAGCAAGTCACACTTGGGAACTGTGGATCAAGACATACCTGCTGTATATGGGCATTATTGGGGCCACTAATAAACTCTTCCAGTTCTGACAGACGATTAGTTTTTGCCAAAGCAAAAATAAGTTCTGTCTCTACGTAAGACTCTCTAGCCTTCTTCCTGGCCATCTGTAAGAACTTGACTAGGTCCTCCCAGTTATCTGGAAGAGAGCAGAGATAGTTAAGGTCCAGTGTTTAGTCATCCTGTATTGTTTACCTCGCCCACCTTAGGGACAGTTTTCACTAGCAGGCTCAAGGCTCTCCTCTACCATGACAGTAAGCCATTTGCACTTGAGTTATGGAATTCCCTGTCAACACCAAGTCACCTTCAGGCAAGGCTGGACTTCTTGCTACTGTTCTGCAATCCAACTGGCAAGCAATTCTGCCACACACAGCTAAATAAATACGTTATACTTAGTGATATTTTAGATAACAGTACAAATTATCTCCCACAGAGACATCTATGTTTGGTGTAGCAAGACAGACAACCTTGTTGACAGGAATCTCACTTAACATTGACTCATCAATTCCATGTACTGACTGTTCCCATTTCCTCTGAAACAGAATTCGTAAGTCTCAATAGTCCCTGCTGCTCAATATAAATGCAATAAACTAGCTCATATCCAAGCAATCTGAAGTTGAAGATGCTTTGCCTTACCATTTCTATTAGCTGCCTGAACAACTTCCATGTAGGCAGATGGATCATCTGCCTTTATATAGGAGTCAATGGCTTCCTTCACCAAATCCTTCTGGAGCTGTGCTCTAGCCAGCTGGCTCCACACTGCTGGTTCATTACATCTCTCTGCAAATTCATAAGCACGGTCTAAGTTGCCAATGTGCTCAATCAGCACCTGTTTGAAATTGAAGTTGCAAGTTAAAAATCAAAGTTCTATAACACTGTCCTTTCTAACAGAACTCTTTCTTCAAGTGCATACGCTGCTCTGTGTAAGCAATATGAAGCTAACTGCTCTTAGAACAGCCATTTCTGTCCAGGGAAGCATTCTATATTATCATGCAGGAACCACACCTCACCTGAATTGCTGAAGTATTGACATCAAATTTTCTGAATATAGCAAAGGCTTCCTCGTATAGCTCATTACTGATGGCAATGTTTGCAATATCTGGGGCATCATAGTTATCCAGCCGATTGATGTATTCCATCACTCGGGTGCGGTCAGCCTTAATGGCAGTCAGGATCAGCAGATTCTGGAGATTCCTTTGGTTAACAGAAGGCATAGGCTATAAGCAGTGCACAGCAACACCTGCTTAAGTGACATGGACTGTACAtgtgaaaaaacaaacccacttATTGTCACTAGCAACAACCTTTCGTCCCCAGATTGAGAACCACTGACATTTGCCttcaaaaagaaattgcttACCAATATTAGTGTTCTCTGTTCTCAACACATCACTGCAAATTGCATAGTGTGAACTAGCTCTGTTCTTCAAGCACAAAGCACTCTAAATTCTAGCTTTTCACCTGATCATAAACACTGAAGAGTGCTTAGGTCTTGCAACTGAGAGACCCATGACAACCTGGATCATTCACAACTTAAACAAAGGCACTGAATAGGCTAAACTTTAGGACAAAGCTCTCCTCTTACCTGTGTTCACTGAATACAGAATTATCCAAGACAATTTTTTCCAATAACTCAATCAGTTCATTTGGCAGATCAGCAGTCATGAAAGCTTTCACAGTTACGGACACTTCCTCTGGATCCTGTGTTTCTGATAAAGCTGTTTGGACAACCTAGATTCAAAGGCAGGAAACTATTGTTTTCCCCAAATTAAATACTTGTCAATTTGTCAAGTTATTTGTCCAGTGAACTACAAATTAAAGCTTCAGAACTTTGAAAGTATTTTGATAAAAGACAGCAAGAAACAGTTATTAGCTGTATCTAATATAGAAGTAAAGTCACATCTTACGACTGTATGGGAAATAAATTCACTGGAGGAAGGTCATTCTccaggacagaaaaaatattctactGGTAGCTAAATCTTCTGACCATGAAGGTCAGAATTAATATCTGCCACTCCAACTCTTATAAACTCTTATAAATGGTTGAGATGGGGCCTTAAGGGACTTTGTGGGGGAAGAGTGCTACTTTAATGCTCCATGTTTCTGAGACATCCTGAGGTCTCCACATAACGGAGTTTAGCCTTTTTGCTGTACCTGGTCAATAAGCTGCCGCCTGAATGGGTTGTTTTCTTCCAATACATTTGCCCAGAGCTCAGGGTCCTTCCTGCGCACCAGATAGCGAGCCTCACTCTTAAACAGGGAGTTCTCATTGCACACCTGAAAGAGAAGTTACAATTATTTGCATTATTGTTAAGGGTCAGTACCACAAGACAGGTTTAGCTAGCTATAAACCAGACAGTCTAGAAGACTGACCAGAACTAATTTCTGAGCAATGCTAAATGCCACAGACAAGTTCTTACCCAACCTCTGATCTGGAAGGCTTATGAAGAAGGTCTCCAGCAGAATTTCTATAGCTTCTCTTGGTTTTGCCCAACACACAAATATTGTGACAGTGGCTTCACAGTAACTATTTGCTTCTGTTTGAAGTGAAGACCTGCAGAAGCCTGAAGAACTTAAGTTTTAAATCTAGAAAGGGGAGCCACTTGCCTGGGCAGTGTTAAGTAGTGAACTGAGGAACAGTGCAGGTGTTTAAAGGTAGAAGTAGGTTATGTATTTGGTGTCTATTAGCTTTACACGTGTTTACAAGCGTTCAGAATAGCAAGTGGCTTGGATTCTCTTGTTAAGGTGCTAAGGGTACAGAATAAATGTGAAATTCCTTATAGAAGTGCAGCATGGAAGAGTTACAAGTCATGATCCTATTAGTACCACGAGCTTCAATTTCCAGCTAGAAGACTAGAAACCTGAAGGCCTAAGTCATCTTATACCAACAGCTCACATTGCTAGTATACAAATAAGCCTGTGGAATCTCAATTACTGTGCTGTAAACAAATCAGTACTGGCACAAATTTGCTTTATGCTTTACATTTATCATTTGCAGGAATTGACACTTCTTCTAGAGGACAACAATGTCTCAAAAATAATTCTTATAGGAAGAAGATCTTTTCTCCATAACCAGAAACACCTTCTCAGAACATCAGTTCAGGGAAAAAACTGGTACAGACAGGCTTTTATGGTTAACCAGAATGGTACAGTTTATCCTAGCAGTCTCCTAGCAAACAACAACTCAAAGCCACCTTCATGTCCTGAAATAAAGAAGACAAATGTAGCCAGCTCTTTTTTAACAGCTACAGTGGAACAATTACTTCAGAATTAACAGCCTCAGGCTGGAAAGTCATCCACTTTCAGTAACAAGCCTGGATTATACTACCATTCTAATGCTCCCAGCTGACATTCTCTGCATATACCAGTACGGAAGTGCAGGTAGGAGGAGAATGTTTTTCTCAGCAGCCACACACACTACTGTCTTAATCTGGCATTAAGCTCTGGTGTTCTCATTGAGACTAGAAAGTGTCTGAGAACCCTGAGAATTTCACTTGCCCTTGAAATTCTGAGGGATGTTCTAAGAACAACAAGGTTAAAGATAGGAGAGGAATGCTGTAGGAGTTAAGTCCTTGTAGTTAGACTGtcaacatttattttcctcatttctcatTAAGTATTGGAGCAACTCTATGGGTCAAtcacaagaaaggaaaattacaaGCCCTGTTTTAGTTTCAGGgaaacttttcttttgctgtagaATCAGGCTAGATGACAGCCTGCTCCTTCTGTTGAGCCTTCAAggctcaaaaaaaaatcatattaatGAAGTTTTAATGCTAGGCATATTCATTACCTGGGCCAAATAAATTAATCTGAAGCAGAATCAGTGGATGAAAGACATGGATGGTACTTCAAAGTTGCAGTTATACAATTTCAGTTGGGAAATACAGTGTAAGTTCTTCTCATCAGCATAAAAATTATTGCCTCTATATAGAAGAATCCCACCTGCCTCAAACTCTTGAGTGAGACTGCAAGACAGGATTCTGCAAGTGTTAGACTAATAGCCAGACAGGCTTCCACTTCAGGCAGCAAGTAGCTCTTTTAAGCATGtttataaatgcattttgctAACCTTTATGAGTTCCAGATCACACTGCCCCCTCTCATAAGCAACGCAGGCCAGATGAGGGTCCCTCTTTTCACAATATTTGCCAACTACACGGCTGTCATAGTAAGGATTCTCACGAAGGAAGCGCTCTGGATTATTATTACTGTCAATGTAGATTTTGGCCAAAGCATTATGAGTCGCGGGTTCTTCACAGCCTTCATGAATCCTTGATTCAAGCCATGGCAACAGCAACTTAAGCCTTTGAAGAAGCAAACATTTTAGGTTTATAAGTCAGACTAAGGTACATTTGACAGCTACCACTCAGTACCTGGCCTTCCCTTCAAGCAAGTCTGCTGGTCAAACTTAAAAGGAAACACAGACCAgccaattattttttaatgagtcTTAAATGAGTGGAGGCCAGATCTGCAGTTTAACATCAGGGAAGGTTACAGATACCCCTAGTTTTACAGTTTCTCAACTCCTGTTGTATTAGCTGGCAGTTCACTCTTAAAGCCAGTTGTTCATTTCACAGGTAGCTAGAAACTGATTACAGAAGCTGCTGTGTGCCTACAGCTAGACTGTCAAGACAGTTTGATCCAAATTTACTCCAAAGGCACATCCCATGGCTGGCTGTACAGGAGTGTTCAAAAGCCATGTTATACATCATGCAGTGCTGTCAGGCATTCTTACGTGACCCGAACAATCAAAAGACTGACTAGCAAATTTGAACTGCTTTTCTATAAAGGAAGACAAAACAATATTAGTACTGTATCATTTAACAAAATTGCATCCAATTCGTGTATAGCAGGATCAGGGAACCCAAACACTGGTGCCTACAGATGCATTTTCATTACcgatttcttttttccacttcagCCACCAGCTCATCTGTGGAGAACTGCCCTCTCACCACCATGATCAAGTTTTTGATGACATCTTCAGAACAATCTACATCAAGAAGCCCTCCAACCACTGCTGGTATACGGCTAGGATTCACCTAGAATAAGCCACCATCATTAGTTATTAGCATTTCTAATAATGCACCCCTAGTCTTCCACACGGGGAAGTTCAAGATAACAATTTCAATTATGCTTCAGAGCAGAGAACTTTGAGTAACTGACATTTGTATATACATTCCAGGAATAATGTTTTTGTGATAGACAAAAGGCTTATTGAAGAGCCTTTGCACTGGGAGAGAGagcaaaaaaaagacagcagatTATGCTGTAGTCTACTAACTAAGTTCCTTAAAATGAAGTAAAGAGCAAGTCCTTACCTTCTGTACATAGATCTCGATGTACTTCTGCAGGTTATTGCGATATAAATAGAGCACCAGGTCATGAACAAAGTCAAACCGATCACAGACAATGATCAGAGGAAGCTGATCTGTAAGCTTTGCCTCCTGTATTTtgtgtgaaagagaaaaaagtgacaAAAGATTATTCACAGCCATGCCAACTAAGCCCTCTTGGTATTTCCCTCCATTAGAAAGCTGTAGTTCTGCTGCTAAGCAAACTATACAGAAGACCCTTCAATCACCCATGGCAGAGTATTTACCTTCAGAAAATTCTTCACTCGTTCTGGGTTATAGCAGTTACTTTCACGGCAGATTCTTTCCACTTCCTTTATCTGACCAGTCTTGCAAGCTGCCTGGATGTACTTGAAGTGAACATCTGGATCCTGGCTAAAGTTTACAATGGAACCCAAGAAATAGAACAGTCCTGGAAAGAGTCACATGTGTTTTAACAATGTTAGAAGTGAAGCAAGTGAAGGCTGTATGGGCTTCAGTTTGTGACTTAGTTCAGCCTTGCTGAGAGAGTAGCTTCCAGTCAACTGCAGGGAATATCAAAAGgattcttttcccttctttcaggtttcatttttctttctgatcttTGCTTAAGAGAGTTAAGAAACTATCTACTACAAAACTACCCCTAGAACTCACTGTGATGAGCTCACTTTGATAAATGTACCCTAAGATCCAGCCATGTGACAAGTACCTCTCCCATAAAACCCACAATCCTAACTATTAGCTTCAATCAGTCAGTGCTTCCAAGTAAGCTGCTTCCCCCTAATACTGTACCTTCATAGCTTTTGAAAGATTCAAAAAGCTCCACAAGAGACTGGGTGCCAAGCTGTTCATGGTATTTAGAAGCAACTTGCACACAGAGCTGTAGGTTTTGCCTAATGTTGGCTGATAGCATGGCACGCAAACACTCCACAGAGTCTTCAACTGAGAGAGAGCCAAAGAAGTTCACAAGCCACTGcaaagacacagaaattttACTCAGTAACTCATACAGGATTTGACTGATTTCTAAGATGTGCCACCTAGACAGTTTCCACCTCAGCTACTAGAGATAAGTCTTCCATGCACTAAGACCGAAGACATAAAAAGACATACTCACTGTATTTACAACTACAAAAGTGCAGTTTGgaaataatatttgaaatgcCCACCTGGGAAACTGAGGTCAGATTTAAGCCACTGAAAGTACAAATTACAGTTTAATTGTTAACTGGACAAATGTTCTTGAATCACAGCTACCTGTGCTAATTCGGTACTTACAACCCATcttacagcagctgcagaagtgcTAAAGACTGTTCACATAACTTTCTTACTCTGTATAACACTTACCTCAGGATTCAAGAGGTGAGTATGAACAACTGCACGTTTAATATCATAGAGATCTGTGTAGTGTTCCAAAGCTCGCTGGAGCAAGCCTGCCTTTTCACACAGCTGGGCAACATGAGCACGATCATAGTGTGTAAACATTTGGTTTCCGAGAATGGCATCTGCAACCTAGGAGATTACATTTCATATTCAGACTGTCAAAAGAATCACAGCAGCTTAGCCTACAAGTTGTTGAGAAGTTACAGCAGTGACTTAGTAGTCTTTCATGTTACTAAACGACTTAAATATAACAGTATCAGACATCCTATTCTTGTGCAAGTCTAGTACTGTCTCTCCCTTTTCAGAGGAACTGGGTCGTACCTGCGGGGCATGAATCAAATTCATTTCCAAGAGACGGGTCTGAAGGTGGCCCTCTGCAGGGCGGTTGTTTTTCAGGGCATCCAACAAAAAGGATGTGCACTGCTGCAGAAGACTGTGCTCCATGAATACATCCACAATCTGTTGAGATTGGTCAAGTTAGAGAAGAGGGCGTCTATACGGACACAtgtatatttttctgtgtatacAAAAGGCCTGGCTAGACAGACTATCACAGCACCCAGCATGCTGCATTCTCTGTTTTCATACTATTACTACCATGGTAATAGAGAGACAAGTTTCACATGTTTCCTTTTTCGCTAGAATGGAGGAAATGCATTACTCTGAGCTATTATGCCAGACTTAGCCACCCACTCTTACTTAGTTCTACGCAAAGTTCATCCCTTCTCTCTTCTTGGGATAGTTGCTGAAAGAAGTCTTGGCTTTTCTTCTAAGTAGCTTCAGTTATTCAATAATGCAAAATGTTCCCTTATTTCTCTGTCCATTTAACAAGAAATGGCCAGTGGCAGCCAGAACTGAACTTAGGTTTATTTGTTCATATTCCTGTAAATTCTCTGCATGGGGACAAGTATGCTCCATTAAAGCCAACAGTAGGACAGCAACACTATCGCTTAGAGTAAGATTGTGGCAGGTTTACTATCAATAAACCAGAAAGCTTCCACAAGAATTTGAAAACACACTTGCCTCTAAAGGCTCAATGATAACCAAACTTGACTATTTAGTCACTTCTCTAATCGAAATGACGAGAGATCTGAACCAGCCTTACCAGTCCCCAGAATGGTACTACGCTATTACCTCTGTCTAGAAAGAGACCAGCACTCTTGTTGTAGGCATCACCTGGTTAATGTTAGCCAATGGCTCCTCATCCTGTACCAGCATCTGAGAGAACTGCAGGCCTTGTTCTGGACTGACTCTCATCACACTTCTCAGTAGAAAGATCCAGTCTGGGGTATAGCCAACCTAGAGATTTCAGAAACAGTCATGCATATCTAGGAAGCTTCACACTTCTGTTAAGCCTTCAGATTCTTTAGCATAGGGACTACCAACTGCTGTGAGCTTGCTATGCCCACCCCCCATCTGCCAGGAATTCTCAGACAAAAGCATTTCTTGTCTGTTGACACAGAAATTCAGTATTCACCTACTTAGTAACTGATCTTGTGCCAGGGCAATTCTCTGGCTAGGTAAGAAAACTGCCTGGAACAAATTTTTCAACAGTCCTAAAGCACTACTTATCAAATCCTAAACTTAAAAGTGGATGTTAGGCAATTTTTCTTTGAGGAATTCAGGAAGAATCTTATCTTTATTCTGTAAAATAAGATTAAACCAGTCCATTAATTTGATACTTCATAAAATTCTGGGTattttgaagtttattttttgCGGTCTGTTTAGCCCGTAGTAATACACTATGATTTGCACAATGTACATGTTAAATGTATGTCAGAGCCTGCAGTTCGTGATAAACTATTTACCTTCTTAGCATACAGCACTATTTTCTGGAATTGACCAGtttcagcaaagcactgaatCACTTTGTTTGGCACATTAGCTCGAAGGTAGACGCTGAGCGCAAGGGTTGGGTCAGCCGTCTTCACCAagtctcccagctcctctgagcaCTCCAGCTGAAGTCAGAAGCGGTAGTTTGTCAAGCAGAAGAATTCAAAGAGGTAGCATCAACAAAAGTATTGTACACACTCAACTGTTACAAGGTAACAGAAGTTATGATGGAGCCTACCTTGTCTTCCTTCAGCCACTTCTCCAGAAGCTGTTTGCGGCCCTGCTGCAACACGGGGCGACAGAGCTCCAGAGATTCAAACTTGTTCAGCTGTCCCTGATCAAGCAATATTCCAAAGtactggagcaggggagaggCCTGCCCAGGCTGAGCTGGTACACTCTGGAATTTCCTAATTGTATCACTGGTACGTAGAATTCCCTGAACAGGCACAAGATAGAGAGAAGCAGTGTTTAATTAGTGAAGACCGAATAGCATTAGCtaaaaaagcaggttttaagCTATAAACTGAAGTATCTATTGTTAAACCTTCAGGATAGAGACCATCAAACCAATGACTTTCTAGCAAGAAGTCAGTGGCCACAGAAAGTCCAGTCTGGTTAGAAATAAATAGCAGATGCTCCTTTATGGGATACACAGGAATGTATTAGTCAGAACCACTACCAGACTGCATAAAACTAACACTGCATTTATGTTTTGAATATCAAGTTATAAAATGCAAGTGAGCTAAGCAATCCACTAAGCTGAGGTAAATTTCCATGATTTCTTAGCTTTACCTTTGGAGTTATTTACCTTTGGTGCAGATGCAGCTACTTTAGCAGCATCTGCATAGTTTCCTTGAGCAAACAGTGTGTTAAACTTCCGGGCAAATAATTCCTCTGCCCCAGCTAAGTTGCTACGTATAGCCATTCGCAGTCCCAAGTCAGGATTCTGGAGAACATTTGTAGCATAGTTCACTATGTTGTCTTCCTCAACACATACAGAAAGCACCTGGAAAGGACAAGAGGCATATTGAGGAGTACTGT
The DNA window shown above is from Corvus hawaiiensis isolate bCorHaw1 chromosome 18, bCorHaw1.pri.cur, whole genome shotgun sequence and carries:
- the CLTCL1 gene encoding clathrin heavy chain 2 isoform X1; translation: MAQILPIRFQEHFQLQNLGINPANIGFSTLTMESDKFICIREKVGEQAQVVIIDMSDPTTPIRRPISAESAIMNPASKVIALKDAGKTLQIFNIEMKSKMKAHTMAEEVIFWKWISVNTVALVTETAVYHWSMEGESQPQKMFDRHASLAGCQIINYRTDEHQKWLLLIGISAQQNRVVGAMQLYSVDRKVSQPIEGHAAAFAEFKVEGNAKPSTLFCFAVRSPAGGKLHIIEVGQPATGNQPFVKKAVDVFFPPEAQTDFPVAMQIGIKHGVIYLITKYGYIHMYDLESGVCIYMNRISADTIFVTAPHEPTSGIIGVNKKGQVLSVCVEEDNIVNYATNVLQNPDLGLRMAIRSNLAGAEELFARKFNTLFAQGNYADAAKVAASAPKGILRTSDTIRKFQSVPAQPGQASPLLQYFGILLDQGQLNKFESLELCRPVLQQGRKQLLEKWLKEDKLECSEELGDLVKTADPTLALSVYLRANVPNKVIQCFAETGQFQKIVLYAKKVGYTPDWIFLLRSVMRVSPEQGLQFSQMLVQDEEPLANINQIVDVFMEHSLLQQCTSFLLDALKNNRPAEGHLQTRLLEMNLIHAPQVADAILGNQMFTHYDRAHVAQLCEKAGLLQRALEHYTDLYDIKRAVVHTHLLNPEWLVNFFGSLSVEDSVECLRAMLSANIRQNLQLCVQVASKYHEQLGTQSLVELFESFKSYEGLFYFLGSIVNFSQDPDVHFKYIQAACKTGQIKEVERICRESNCYNPERVKNFLKEAKLTDQLPLIIVCDRFDFVHDLVLYLYRNNLQKYIEIYVQKVNPSRIPAVVGGLLDVDCSEDVIKNLIMVVRGQFSTDELVAEVEKRNRLKLLLPWLESRIHEGCEEPATHNALAKIYIDSNNNPERFLRENPYYDSRVVGKYCEKRDPHLACVAYERGQCDLELIKVCNENSLFKSEARYLVRRKDPELWANVLEENNPFRRQLIDQVVQTALSETQDPEEVSVTVKAFMTADLPNELIELLEKIVLDNSVFSEHRNLQNLLILTAIKADRTRVMEYINRLDNYDAPDIANIAISNELYEEAFAIFRKFDVNTSAIQVLIEHIGNLDRAYEFAERCNEPAVWSQLARAQLQKDLVKEAIDSYIKADDPSAYMEVVQAANRNDNWEDLVKFLQMARKKARESYVETELIFALAKTNRLSELEEFISGPNNAHIQQVGDRCYEEGMYEAAKLLYNNVSNFARLASTLVHLGEYQAAVDSGRKANSTRTWKEVCFACVDGKEFRLAQICGLHIVIHADELEELISYYQDRGYFEELIALLEAALGLERAHMGMFTELAILYSKFKPQKMREHLELFWSRVNIPKVLRAAEQAHLWAELVFLYDKYEEYDNAIITMMNHPTDAWKEGQFKDIIAKVANVELYYKALQFYLDYKPLLINDLLLVLSPRLDHTRTVNFFSKVNQLLLVKPYLRSVQNHNNKGVNEALNNLLTEEEDFQGLRASIDAYDNFDNITLAQRLEKHELIEFRRIAAYLYKGNNRWKQSVELCKKDRLYKDAMQYAAESKDAELAEKLLQWFLEEGKQECFAACLFTCYDLLHPDVVLELAWRHNIMDFAMPYFIQVMREYLTKVDGLFYKVDKLDASESLRKEEEQVTEPTPIVFGQQLMLTAGPSAVPPQANFPYGYTAPGFTQPPVYGFNM